The DNA window ATGTTAACAGAAAACTGAAGAATGAGTTAATACTGATAGAAATCAAGTCCAACACAATctgaaaatcatcaaaataaagCTGTCTGCTTGTACATTAGCAACAACAAAGAACTGGTATAGATAAGTTGGTTATGCATGCTAATATGCTAGTATCAATATGATAACTAAGTTGGTTTTGCTTGGTAACTTGCTAGTTGCTAGTGGTAGCAATGGGCCATAAAATGTCATTATGTTAGTAATTTGATccatgaatataaaaaaaatgatcaaacaatCAAAATAGATGCATTGTACTTAGCATGCATTATGCATAGGAAAGAAACTAGCATAATACATCCTCACTATAGAAAGGAGACCAACCTTCTCTTCTGAGGATAGAGCAGATCCACATAGAACCCATTCTTTTGGTCCATCTGACGATGTTGCCCAAAAATTCAATCGCTCGGATGTTCTGCATGCACATTCAACATTATCTTCCAAAGGGGGGTAATCATGTGTTTATCATATAAGCTTTAAACAAAGGGGCTGGGACAGGGAGGGACTTGTGTCTTCTATGTTATTGTAATTAGATATCTTAAAATGATATAAGATGATGttttataattcttttaaaGTGTCTACAACTTAAGCTAGGTGGCAAAAGTTGATATCAAATATTCTTACATGGGAGCAGGTTCTGGACGTGCTTCAATATTGGCACGCTTCCTAGACTTTGACTTTTCACTAGGAAATTTAACTGATTTGTGGCTCGGACACAGCATTACAAAGTTGTCCTGCAGTCAAAGAGGTAACTTTGAGAAGAGAACAGGAAAAACAATATTTATAATGTTCAACTTGATAAAATCATTAACTAGCTGTGTCATGTTGCTCTACTTACAGTATCCCAACGGCAGTCCTGCATTTCAAATGCACAGGGCATATGGTAACTCCTCCGACAAGACTTCACAAGGCAGCCAAGTGCTGCACCCTTTAGGCCACAACCACTACACTTGAGTTTTGAAGCTCTTGCCAATTCAGCCTCCAAATTTTTTATGATCTCTCCATCATAATATACTTGAGGCGCCCTACAGAATGAAATTTAATATAACATTAGATTTGTTTAAGTAAAAGACTAGTGTAGAGCACTAAATATGTAGAtcattccaaataattaatgcAAATCTGGCTAGTTATAAATTTTGGAAGGCAATACAATTAAGGCAGCACTAAGTAAATATGGCAGAAACTTATAGGATGCACCTAAGGTGAATACTAACAAAAATCAACTAGTATATTGATAGATATACTAGTACATGAAACAACCTTTAGACATTACTTAGTTTGTTCATAGTAAGCTTAATTGGAAAACTTTGGATTACTTAAATACTACTTCCATTCCAAAGAACTAGCTCCATAAGCAATATAGAATGGTGTTTGATCATTACAAATAGAGGCAATATAGTTATAGGTTCTAATTTAACAGTTGTAAGCTGGCAAGGATAAAAATCCCCCATTCAATGTCAATAACCACCAATATGGCTAGAACTATTctataaacaaaaaagaagatgaaattcAAGAATGGATCTGAAGTCAAATCATCAGAATGCTATCAAATCACATAATTAGAGCTTTCTCTATGAGCTGCAGTGCCATAAACATTACTGATAATGGAATATCAAAGCCAAATTGAGAAATGCATACCAGTCAATACATTTCATATGCACAGGTATGGCTTTTGAAAGTGAAGTGGCATCTCCCACCACCTCCCTGCCATTTGCATAGTGCAGCATTGGTCCAGTTCCCTGCAAGTATTAATCAGATATAGACAAGTTAAGTTTACAGAATGGTAATAGTAGCCAAATATGACATCCATATATATAAATGGAAGACAAATATATAGGGCATATGAATGGATAATCTACTATATGATAACAATAGAAGATAGCATGAAATGATTATATCAAAAGAATAAACATGGtataataaaaactaaattttgatGTTTGGCAATAAATAAGGTAGGGGTATGGTCTACATACACACTACCCTCCCGAAACCCCACTTATGGGAGTATACTAGGTGTGTTGATACTTGATACTGAAGCTTAGTATTTATAAATCATGGTTTGGTCATTACAAATGAGATATTGAAATAAACTTTGATaagtatttcaaatgaaataGTAATAGTTTTTGCTCACGAAATTTTGACTTTATTTTTTCAAGTGAAAttcatatacaaacacaataaaatcaactttgaaatatatttttaacttcaaacactttttttctacttcaaatactttttttctttcaattaaaACCAAATATTGCAAACCATCTACGTATTCTATTTTCAGTTTGTCCTTTAGAATATAAAGCAGACATCTGACCTCTGTTATCTTAGATTTGAGGCAGAAAGCACAAGCACTGCCTTCCAGAAGATGTTGATCTGAAACTTCTTGTGGATGAACAACAAAAGAAGATTCACTCAATTTGCATGTCAAGTTGCAGTCAGAGTTGGCAATTATTCTTGAACAAGACTCTCTTTGTTGATTATGATCATGACTCTGCAAGGCCATCTCTGGCAATCCATAGCTTAGTTTCTTTTGTCTCTTCACATCCCTTTCATGAAACACATTTTCATGCAAAACTGTGTGGTGCATTAAACCTTCAACCACATCTGAGCTATCTTCTTTTTTCAGAAATGGAACCACACCTGAGCTATCTTCAACAAGCCTCTTTGCAGCATTGGTTTTCATAACCTGAAAACAAGTAGACtcatttaattcaataaaaagaaGTGTTAAGGTAACAATTTTTTGGTTGTGCTAATCCTTAGACAAAATCTCCATAGTCTGTCACCATGGTATCATAGATAACGAGCTACTCTACTTCCCAGGAtttattcaagaaaaaatattgctTAATAGCTGGAGAAATTGTTTACTACtactccatttcaatttatgtcttaatttactttttagtcCATTTCAAAAGGCATGTTTCTTTCCCTTTTAGGCAACTCTTTGATTGTAACTTTCCTCATGGCATgtctaagaccacaaaattaaaggacattttggtacattccaCATATCTTTAGTATGAGACCacaaacttctttattttcttaatctcCGCACCAAGTCAAAATCAAACATACAAATTGAAACTGATGGATTAAGCACTTTAATAGGAAGAATGTGCATCTTTTTTACCAGAAATCATTTCTAATTAAAGTCTAACCTCTAGCAAGTAATGCACAACCACAAGTATCAATAAACCTTTAGTTAGAAGGCACTTAATATGCCTTTTGCAAATAATTAAACCCAGCGAGGaaaaaaggtaaaagaaaaTCATCTATACAATACTAAATTACAGCAATTTATGAAACTTATAGTATTTCTTACTCTCAGTTCACTGGTCTCTTTAACAATATCTTTGTTGCTGTCTGATGAATGAGCACTGCCTGGTGACTGCTGTTGAAATTGATTCAAATCTATTTCCTCTGCATTATACCCATCATTTTTCGAGTCTTCCTTCCTGTCAGATGAAGGCAAGACACTCAAATGATTCACAACATTCCATGGCATTCCATGTTCATTGTGCCTATGAATCTCCTTGCTCGGATCATTCCTTCTTATTATGGCTTTGACAGATTgctcatttcttgatttgtcagcATTAATAGAAACGGGAGACTGCTCGAGTGATCTTCCAGCATCTGGAGCATTAAACCATTTCTTGTGTGTGAGCAGTACTATACTTTTACTAGCAATaacaaaatgaacaaaaatttgATGTATGGATTAAGATAGATTTACCGGGAGATTGGAATTGAAAGACTTTAGCATTGCAAGTAGCATCTAAGCTTCTAAATATGGCTATCATACTCTCCATATGAGGCACTGCCCTTATTTCTGCATCATCCAACAAACACAAAACATAAATCATTTCCTTCACAAAATCTAAGGAACTTGCAAACAGAAACAGTCATATCTCTTCGTTTCGCATGGTACTATCATGATTCATTCATGAAAAAACATAGGATATTAAATTTATACAGCTTTGTTTGTGTTGAACTGTATGAACCACCTCACCTAATGCTTAAAAGGAATTAAAACTGAAAGCATTTAGTTATATCATTTTTGGTCTGCTACCATTTATGTATTAGCATTGATGGAATTACTGTCTTTTCGAATGGGTATCTCCCAGAAGAACTTGAAAACCCAAAATGGGCAAACACTCCATGACCAAAAAGGGGTTTGTTTGGGCGAGGTATagttcatacaaaaaaaaaagtagctttGGCTCAAACACTCTATATTTGTACAGAAatgtacaaaataaatataaataattgattttgCACCAATAAATCAAATGAGTGGTGATTTTGAAACCACATAATAGTACCTTGATCAACATATTGATGTTTGCATAAAGGGCATTCACATTGAACTTGGGTCGAGCTTGGAACACAAAAGCTGCACAAAACCATTGAATTAAAATCTTTTGGCAACTAAAACTGAAACCCAGATTTCAACATTCAAgcaaatacaaaatatctcaCAAAAAATCCAATTCAAAGAATCCCAAAATGATAACTTACTTGCAGAAAATATGGTCGCAGGGAAGCAACATAGGTTTAGTCAGCAAGTTTAAGCTGCAAAATCCGAAGAAACCCCAAATCAGGAAACCAAATGAAAATACCAAATCAATCAATCCTCTACATCCATTTCCTctaataagttaaaaaaaaaaatcatctttcaGCTAAATTAGTTCTTCAAAACTAAAGGTTCTACGagtacaacaacatacccagtgtaatcccacgaGGTTCTACGAGTCTCTAACAAAATGACCCAaatgaaacaaaacaaaaggtACATTGATTTTAGAgagaaaataccaaagagggcaTTTGAGTTCAAGACCCAATTTCTGAATATGAAAAGCCAATGGGTTAAGAAACCGAGCAATGCTTTGAGCTTCCGCCGCCATTCTTGAAGTTACTCAAAGCTTCAAAATAGCAGATTTTGCAGCTGAATACagtgttgaaaatgaaaaattgggAGAAAGTAAAACTAtagtatatatgtatacataaatatataactaattttggagttttcttgaaatttggCGGTATAAAAATTCGAACTTTGGCGCTATCTTTGATATTGGGGGGAGTTTTCTCCCGCGAATTTTTCGACATTAGCCAATTTGGGTTGTTTTAGGGTTGGCCCAAATAATACATCTTGGATGAGTGAAAGGAcaaaaatggtcattttatgtATGAAGTCGGAGGTGGACCCACGTGAAAAGATAGAGGTGTACATGCATCCgttaacttttgaaaaaaaacatgtaCTCAAATAAGGACTATATGTTTCATTAGACACTTCGAAACATAAAGGTTTGTGTTGATGCATTCGTCCAACATTGGTCGTAGGTCTTTTGTGTCGGTGAGTTGACTTGGATTCAAATGTGTTTTGTTGACgttctttgtcatttttttcatgTGTAGAGTGAGATTTGAGATCATTAAATTGCACAGAGAGTTGTGttaatttttcttgtttgatttgtatttaatAAGATGcattgatttttatgtgtttaacattatttttcaaaGAAGTAGTGTTGGTGTTGCTCAGACTTGAGAAATAGTCTACTTCAAGGCTATAGGAAGGACTACGCTTTGCAGGTGGGCATCACTATTTATCATGTCAAGAtggaattttgatttttacagGTGACTACAAAGATTCGACGAAAACCGGGCATACATTTGAGAGAGAAGGTTTAGATACAACTTTAACTAACACGTTCACCTATGGTGGTTCCCCAATCAAAATTGTTCGAATgtatatttaagaaattattctaaaacaaatatatatactgAGAAAATGATAAGATGAGTGTGTTGTAGATATATTagaccaaaaaaaattgaaaatggagATGTTCCGGACAAAATAAGAGGGACATTTGCAGGTAGACAAGATCAAAAAAACAgtgttgaggacaaataaaGTAGAGATACACAAATGTCCATGTGAGATGACGTGAGAGGTTTGTCAAGGTTCAAGAAAAGGTAGAGATAGACCAAAGAAGCATCAACAGAGAGATGTAGTAAGTTAGAACATGATACATTCTAAACTCAATGAGGACACGACGTTAGATAAAAGGACGTGAGATCACAAATTAAGTTAAGAACGTTAGTAGTTAGTTGAACGTTATCTTATTCCAATGAAGGATAGACTTGGTGGTAGTTTAAAACACCATACGTTATTCTCCTTTCATATCAATAACTAGGTAATTTACTTGCGTGAATCTTTCTAAACTTTTAAACAACCTTTTCAATAATCGACTgttataagaaaaagaaaataaattttagtatgttttaagaacatttcaacaaaaattaaatgatttgatattatcacatatctcaaaatttgtaaatatatgatgaatgattaaaaatatattcatatctaatcatttttatcttttacataatttattataatatatgtttgatgatataattgtcttgttttttgttttgtttttttatgacaagggaaacccgcagccactaccctttgggtgcgcacaaggTAAAATCTGTTAAAATCGAGTGATATTTTTATGTAGCGATTAGACATCATTTTTTCgtacataaaaaatatagaatctgataattttatggttagaataactccttgtggaaaaaaaaattatgtgaaagttttcgataatcaatattagttataaataagttaagatCGTTAAAAATGTATaccacaacaacataaataaagttttttagAGACAATCTACTTGTCTGAGGTCAAACGTTCACAACTTTTCGTTATTGTTACTTTGTTAgtctaacaaaatttatagaaggagaaaaatgaatttgaaacaacaacaaaataatattgttgacccttttagaaattcattcttcattaaaCTGTTGCTTTGAAGGCCCTTCTAGGTGCTTCATCAATGCAACTTTACGattttttcagaaatatgtatgtataattgttgcattatgAAAGTACAAGTAGATCAAAATGTTGGATTCTAGACTCACgttaaagaaatattctcgaacattaaaaaatttaaaagaagtcTAACCTAGATAACTCAAACGCTCAATAATGACTTGGGACATGAAGGACAACAAATCtatgttaatagacatatcttttgtagcttaagatattacttttatttagagcAGATTTTCTTTCATATTATTCAAATTAATCTTGCCGAAAATAGTCATATCTCacaccaaaaaaatttaaaagagccgaataagaaggaaaagaaaaaagaaaaacattaaaaggatGAAAGCTTTGTCCAAGTGAGATCATATACTTTTCAAACATAAAGTAATCAATACAATTTGAAGGAGACAACAAAACAGCgagaaaaaacatacattaaagGAAGTAAACTATGAGATATCCAATAATGATAACAAATTAGTCTAACCAAAAAATTTCTCATGTTATGAAAtaacatacctcaaaaaattGACCAACACTTCAATAAACTTTCATTCCTTAAAGTACTCATAATATCCACCGATCCACCGATAAAATTGagtaaaaatagataacaacaacataaaaaccaaaaaataggGGCATGCAAAGTTATTAGCTCTTAGAGAATTTTttaaagaacacaaaatttCATCCTTGTATGTGAAGGAATGACgttgttgatgaagaaattagagattcgtaaggtttttttttataattttaattgtaCCTTCAACAATTCCAATAGAGAAAACTTACTTGAATGCTCAATTAACTTTTGTTATTTGatctgtactaacaaatacttataacaataatttttcgTAAACATAAACTACAAAGTTTAAGCTtgtactcaaaaataaaaattaataatgtaagcataaattaatgattgtgAAAAAACATACcctgtaacaatagaatgaaacagaatggaaaaaattgagcccactgaatgcacagtgaccccataaggaaattattccctcTAGTACCCGAGGTTTGAAGAAATagaccctcttaggatagaacgattttattcacaagtgtattgatacaaaaaaaatggtgtCAGTGAATCattcaacaggagcaaagtacacaaatatttaattgtctaaaagaagagaagaagctcaaaattttcattgttttaataTGAGAGgaaatttctctatttatagacaacaaagggtagtgtgaacaaatgtttattgtgtcttattgaaaatgtcacaactctttggaaaagttacaacccttcggaaaggttgcaacctttcataaaagtcgcaactcttcataaaagtttcaactttgcataaaagtcgcaacatttcataaaagtcacaacttttcatgaaaagggaaaagctagttttggaaataaattaaattaaaagggaatcttAGTTTGTGGAGACGCCACATAGGTGGgtctagggttctcttttatatatatactaggtaATTTACCCGCGCTTTGCGCGGGTATAAATAATCTTTCTAAGCTTTTGAACAACCTTTCCAATAACCAActgttataagaaaaaaaagagtaaattttagtaaattttaagaacatttcaacagaaattaaatgatttgacattatcacatatctcaaaaattttaaatatataatgaatgattaaaaatatcttgatatctaatcatttttatcttataCATAAGttatcataatatatgtttgatgatataattgttttgttaaaactgagtgatgtttttatgtagcgattaaacatatcttttttctatttttttgtacatgaaaaatatagaattgataattttatggttagaataactccttgttaaaaacaaattatataaaagttttcgataatcaatattagttataaataagttaagacCGTTAAAAATGTATaccacaacaacataaataattttttttagagacaaATTACTTGTCTGAGGTCAAACTTTCACCACATTTTGTTATTGTTACGTAGTtactctaacaaaatttatagaaggagaaaaataaatttgaaacaacaGCTTGACCTTTTTagaaattcattcttcattaaatTGCTGCT is part of the Solanum stenotomum isolate F172 chromosome 8, ASM1918654v1, whole genome shotgun sequence genome and encodes:
- the LOC125874857 gene encoding BRCA1-associated RING domain protein 1, whose translation is MAAEAQSIARFLNPLAFHIQKLGLELKCPLCLNLLTKPMLLPCDHIFCNFCVPSSTQVQCECPLCKHQYVDQEIRAVPHMESMIAIFRSLDATCNAKVFQFQSPDAGRSLEQSPVSINADKSRNEQSVKAIIRRNDPSKEIHRHNEHGMPWNVVNHLSVLPSSDRKEDSKNDGYNAEEIDLNQFQQQSPGSAHSSDSNKDIVKETSELRVMKTNAAKRLVEDSSGVVPFLKKEDSSDVVEGLMHHTVLHENVFHERDVKRQKKLSYGLPEMALQSHDHNQQRESCSRIIANSDCNLTCKLSESSFVVHPQEVSDQHLLEGSACAFCLKSKITEGTGPMLHYANGREVVGDATSLSKAIPVHMKCIDWAPQVYYDGEIIKNLEAELARASKLKCSGCGLKGAALGCLVKSCRRSYHMPCAFEMQDCRWDTDNFVMLCPSHKSVKFPSEKSKSRKRANIEARPEPAPITSERLNFWATSSDGPKEWVLCGSALSSEEKYMLVKFANMCGATVCKSWNPSVTHVIAATDEKGACTRTLKVLMAILGGKWILTIDWIKACIQENYPVNEEAYEVSLDNHGCFGGPKVGRLRASSNAPKLFDGLKFYLSGDYVSAYRIDLLDLVENAGGSIIHTKEQLISQTDATQTTSSACLVVYNSDPPRGCAFGEERNILLQRQAKAEELAKPLGCQVIQHTWILESIATCKLVPFC